From one Actinopolyspora saharensis genomic stretch:
- a CDS encoding GbsR/MarR family transcriptional regulator, with the protein MSETTPNPAQGRDEQEVARFVERFALDFSEAGFPRMAARVFVRLLVTDEGSCTAAELARSLQVSAAAISGAVRYLIQVGLVVREREPGSRRDHYTVRDDMWYEAFAQRDEQFQHWENTLLEGVSALGAETAAGSRLDETRRFFEFLRAELPKLMDKWRAQEGREK; encoded by the coding sequence ATGTCCGAGACAACGCCGAATCCCGCGCAGGGGCGCGACGAGCAGGAGGTGGCGCGCTTCGTCGAGCGCTTCGCCCTGGACTTCAGCGAGGCCGGGTTCCCCCGCATGGCCGCGCGGGTGTTCGTCCGGCTGCTGGTGACGGACGAGGGGTCCTGCACGGCGGCGGAGCTCGCCCGCTCCCTGCAGGTCAGCGCGGCGGCGATTTCCGGGGCCGTGCGCTACCTGATCCAGGTGGGACTGGTCGTGCGCGAACGCGAACCGGGCAGCAGGCGTGATCACTACACCGTCCGCGACGACATGTGGTACGAGGCGTTCGCGCAACGCGACGAGCAGTTCCAGCACTGGGAGAACACCCTGCTGGAGGGTGTTTCCGCGCTCGGGGCGGAAACGGCGGCCGGAAGCAGGCTGGACGAGACGCGACGCTTCTTCGAGTTCCTGCGCGCCGAGCTGCCCAAGCTCATGGACAAGTGGCGTGCTCAGGAGGGGCGGGAGAAATAG
- a CDS encoding SDR family oxidoreductase produces MTEKDAHLVIGSNGFQGGAVARALRAGGHEVRGFTRGSGAPNRGTGGVPTAHGDLADRNAVREAFEGVTHASVVLPLVFDVATIETYANNIVTAAREANVRRLVYNTNTPVPDTDTSYAAYDTRRIAEAILRDSGLPVVTLRPPVYLDNIFSPWNGPELAGDGVLSYPLPADLRVSWLSHDDLAAATVAALHREGLENTTLRIGGPEAVTGAELAAEFSRGTGRRIVFRPQEVGEFESRLGRVMGPEAASGVGGIYRWLAEEPDSELFVADHDTVRRELGITTTPIARWVAAQPWHIWLQGTGTT; encoded by the coding sequence GTGACCGAGAAGGACGCACACCTGGTGATCGGTTCGAACGGCTTCCAGGGGGGCGCCGTGGCGCGCGCCCTGCGAGCGGGAGGTCACGAGGTCAGGGGGTTCACGCGGGGAAGTGGTGCGCCGAACCGGGGAACCGGCGGTGTCCCGACCGCACACGGCGACCTGGCCGACCGCAACGCGGTGCGCGAGGCGTTCGAGGGAGTCACCCACGCCTCGGTGGTGCTCCCGCTGGTGTTCGACGTGGCAACGATCGAGACCTACGCCAACAACATCGTGACAGCCGCCCGCGAGGCGAACGTTCGTCGACTGGTCTACAACACCAACACACCGGTGCCGGACACCGACACCTCGTACGCGGCCTACGACACCAGACGAATCGCGGAGGCCATCCTCCGCGACAGCGGACTACCCGTGGTCACCTTACGCCCGCCGGTGTACCTGGACAACATATTCAGCCCCTGGAACGGTCCCGAACTGGCCGGGGACGGCGTGCTGTCCTACCCGCTGCCCGCCGACCTGCGGGTCTCCTGGCTGTCCCACGACGACCTCGCCGCAGCCACGGTCGCCGCGCTGCACCGGGAGGGCCTGGAGAACACCACGCTGCGCATCGGCGGTCCGGAAGCGGTCACCGGCGCCGAGCTCGCCGCGGAGTTCTCCCGGGGAACGGGCCGGCGGATCGTCTTCCGGCCGCAGGAGGTCGGCGAGTTCGAGAGCAGGCTCGGCCGGGTGATGGGCCCGGAAGCAGCTTCCGGCGTCGGCGGTATCTACCGCTGGCTGGCCGAGGAGCCGGACTCGGAACTGTTCGTCGCCGATCACGACACCGTGCGGCGCGAGCTCGGGATCACAACGACACCGATCGCGCGGTGGGTCGCCGCCCAGCCCTGGCACATCTGGCTCCAGGGAACGGGCACCACCTGA
- the sucD gene encoding succinate--CoA ligase subunit alpha, which produces MSIFLNENSKVIVQGITGSEGTKHTARMLRSGTNIVGGVNARKAGQSVEIEGSQLPVFGSVKEAMAETGADVSVVFVPPKFAKEAVIEAIDAEIGLAVVITEGIPVHDAAYFWSHANATGNRTRIVGPNCPGVISPGKSNAGIIPADITSGGKIGLVSKSGTLTYQMMYELRDIGFSTCVGIGGDPVIGTTHIDALRSFEQDPETEAIVMIGEIGGDAEERAAEYIKENVSKPVVGYVAGFTAPEGKTMGHAGAIVSGSAGTADAKKEALEAAGVKVGKTPSATAKLMRSIING; this is translated from the coding sequence GTGTCAATCTTCCTCAACGAAAACAGTAAGGTCATCGTCCAGGGGATCACCGGTTCCGAGGGCACCAAGCACACCGCTCGGATGCTGCGTTCCGGAACGAACATCGTCGGCGGTGTGAACGCCCGCAAGGCCGGGCAGAGCGTCGAGATCGAGGGCAGCCAGCTGCCCGTCTTCGGCAGCGTCAAGGAGGCGATGGCCGAGACGGGGGCCGACGTCTCCGTGGTGTTCGTGCCGCCCAAGTTCGCCAAGGAAGCCGTGATCGAGGCGATCGACGCCGAGATCGGCCTCGCCGTGGTGATCACCGAGGGCATCCCGGTGCACGACGCGGCCTACTTCTGGTCGCACGCCAATGCGACCGGCAACCGGACCCGCATCGTCGGTCCGAACTGCCCCGGTGTGATCTCGCCGGGCAAGTCCAACGCGGGCATCATCCCGGCCGACATCACCTCGGGCGGCAAGATCGGCCTGGTGTCCAAGTCCGGCACGCTGACCTACCAGATGATGTACGAGCTGCGCGACATCGGTTTCTCCACCTGTGTCGGCATCGGTGGCGACCCGGTCATCGGGACCACCCACATCGACGCGCTGCGGTCCTTCGAGCAGGATCCGGAGACCGAGGCGATCGTCATGATCGGTGAGATCGGTGGTGACGCCGAGGAGCGCGCTGCCGAGTACATCAAGGAGAACGTCAGCAAGCCGGTCGTCGGCTACGTCGCGGGCTTCACCGCCCCCGAGGGCAAGACGATGGGGCACGCCGGCGCGATCGTCTCCGGCTCCGCGGGTACGGCGGACGCGAAGAAGGAGGCGCTGGAGGCAGCCGGGGTCAAGGTCGGCAAGACGCCGAGCGCGACCGCCAAGTTGATGCGTTCGATCATCAACGGCTGA
- a CDS encoding DUF5336 domain-containing protein, producing MPAPYPPPQQPAAAERAKFELDAKSILALAAVALGLISWLLGFFGSAGTMLSGTVGAAVIGTAVLAGMWLLPRVPSSVVAMVPLAVYATLALLQALILAWTSAAPWAGGGPASVVLVLLVLLQTVSAVGLLLFEYRILTPPAVGGGATQQVAHPGPAGQPGQPQQGQPQQGQPQQGQPQQGGWNPQSGPYPAQPGAPQQGAPQQGAPQQGGWNPQSGGFAPGTGQGVAQPGQFGQPQPAQPPQPQPAQPQPAQPQPAQPQEYAQPGSFAQQPYQGGQQNPYARPNPHEQQSSQEQQGDPSGGPQGTQQMPHPGQQPPS from the coding sequence ATGCCCGCGCCCTACCCCCCACCCCAGCAACCCGCCGCGGCGGAGCGGGCGAAGTTCGAGCTGGACGCGAAGTCGATCCTCGCGCTCGCCGCGGTCGCGCTCGGTCTGATCAGCTGGCTCCTCGGATTCTTCGGTTCGGCGGGAACCATGCTGTCCGGCACGGTCGGAGCCGCCGTGATCGGCACTGCCGTGCTGGCCGGGATGTGGTTGCTTCCCCGGGTTCCGAGCTCGGTCGTCGCGATGGTTCCGCTCGCGGTGTACGCGACGCTGGCGCTGCTGCAGGCGCTCATCCTCGCGTGGACCTCCGCGGCTCCGTGGGCGGGCGGGGGACCGGCCTCCGTCGTGCTGGTGCTGCTGGTCCTGCTGCAGACGGTTTCCGCCGTGGGGCTGCTGCTGTTCGAGTACCGGATCCTCACACCGCCCGCCGTGGGCGGGGGAGCCACCCAGCAGGTGGCCCACCCGGGGCCGGCCGGGCAACCGGGCCAACCCCAGCAGGGCCAACCCCAGCAGGGCCAACCCCAGCAGGGACAGCCCCAGCAGGGCGGGTGGAACCCGCAGAGCGGCCCCTACCCGGCCCAGCCCGGGGCACCGCAGCAGGGGGCACCGCAGCAGGGGGCACCGCAGCAGGGCGGCTGGAACCCCCAGTCGGGCGGTTTCGCACCGGGAACCGGTCAGGGCGTGGCCCAGCCCGGGCAGTTCGGGCAGCCCCAGCCGGCGCAGCCGCCCCAACCCCAGCCTGCCCAGCCGCAACCGGCTCAACCGCAGCCCGCGCAGCCGCAGGAGTACGCCCAGCCCGGTTCGTTCGCCCAGCAGCCCTACCAGGGTGGCCAGCAGAACCCCTACGCCAGGCCGAATCCTCACGAGCAGCAGTCCTCCCAGGAGCAGCAGGGGGATCCCTCGGGAGGTCCGCAGGGCACTCAGCAGATGCCCCATCCCGGGCAGCAGCCTCCGAGCTGA
- a CDS encoding DUF6350 family protein, with protein sequence MTALDSAQIDAAQNDDAAQNNAAQNNAAQNNAAQNNAAQNNAAQNNAAQNNAAEPGVTARQWVRAIRETLLASVLVLVSGYLGVVVLLWCVVGSAPRAELAWPAVLVAAVPGWLAAFQIPLHIQGAPLTALPLLPTALAATLIAWAAAKVARRARLRKPEQLLPVIVVMGLSHALLGLSFALLLGTDGSPVRAAPWRAFAHCGATASLAAFVGTVDRCGVLYLLWQRLSRPTWLALRAGVLASALVVAAGALVFLGAFCASLPELQERSAELGSVGAGLGASLLAVLYVPNAVVGGWSFATGAGFTMGETTFTPFGGALPEPLPVLPLFGVLPAEPPPGWLAGVLAVPALVGVALGVHCTRGTTREDGRMRVLALATVPVALFVLSLALLAGGGLGGSHGPLGLRPVLAALATVGWVATGGGSTVWLLGARSPADREQDAVGAPWADPKRSGSEERDESAEWDPAEESAEVSEPPEGQDPPEDEGPAEADPSEEELLEVEDPDADRDVEEVDDAGTPESDEAVPVGVRGDDSSTGSGADPYGVAATSEAGPG encoded by the coding sequence GTGACGGCACTCGATTCCGCTCAGATCGACGCTGCTCAGAACGACGACGCTGCCCAGAACAACGCTGCCCAGAACAACGCTGCCCAGAACAACGCTGCCCAGAACAACGCTGCCCAGAACAACGCTGCCCAGAACAACGCTGCCCAGAACAACGCTGCCGAGCCCGGTGTCACCGCCCGGCAGTGGGTGCGCGCGATCCGCGAGACGCTGTTGGCGTCCGTGCTGGTACTGGTGTCCGGCTACCTCGGAGTGGTCGTGCTGCTCTGGTGCGTCGTGGGAAGTGCCCCGCGGGCCGAGCTCGCCTGGCCCGCCGTGCTCGTGGCCGCCGTGCCGGGGTGGCTGGCCGCTTTCCAGATCCCCCTGCACATCCAGGGGGCGCCCCTGACGGCGCTGCCGCTGCTGCCCACCGCGCTGGCGGCGACGCTGATCGCGTGGGCCGCCGCGAAGGTGGCGCGGCGGGCACGACTGCGCAAGCCGGAACAGCTGCTGCCAGTGATCGTCGTGATGGGGCTGTCCCACGCGTTGCTCGGCCTCTCGTTCGCCCTGCTGCTCGGCACCGACGGTTCGCCGGTGCGCGCCGCCCCGTGGCGGGCCTTCGCCCACTGCGGCGCGACAGCCTCTCTCGCGGCTTTCGTGGGCACCGTGGACAGGTGCGGGGTCCTCTACCTGCTGTGGCAGCGCCTCTCCCGCCCGACGTGGCTGGCCCTGCGCGCGGGGGTGCTGGCCTCGGCCCTGGTGGTCGCGGCCGGGGCACTGGTGTTCCTGGGCGCTTTCTGCGCGAGCCTGCCCGAGCTGCAGGAGCGTTCGGCCGAGCTGGGCAGCGTGGGAGCAGGCCTGGGGGCGTCCCTGCTCGCGGTGCTGTACGTGCCGAACGCGGTCGTCGGTGGTTGGTCCTTCGCCACCGGCGCGGGTTTCACGATGGGCGAGACCACGTTCACCCCGTTCGGAGGGGCGCTGCCGGAGCCGCTTCCGGTGCTGCCGCTGTTCGGCGTGCTGCCCGCGGAGCCCCCGCCCGGGTGGCTGGCCGGGGTGCTCGCGGTTCCCGCGCTCGTCGGGGTGGCGCTCGGGGTGCACTGCACGCGGGGCACCACCCGGGAGGACGGCAGGATGCGCGTGCTCGCTCTCGCGACGGTGCCGGTGGCGCTGTTCGTGCTCTCGCTGGCCCTGCTGGCCGGGGGCGGTTTGGGCGGGAGTCACGGTCCCCTCGGGCTGCGTCCCGTGCTCGCGGCCCTGGCCACGGTCGGATGGGTGGCCACGGGGGGTGGCTCGACCGTGTGGCTGCTCGGAGCGCGGAGTCCCGCGGACCGGGAGCAGGACGCGGTCGGGGCCCCGTGGGCGGACCCGAAGCGCAGCGGTTCGGAGGAGCGGGACGAGTCCGCGGAGTGGGATCCCGCGGAGGAGTCCGCCGAGGTTTCGGAGCCTCCGGAGGGTCAGGATCCGCCGGAGGACGAGGGCCCCGCCGAAGCGGATCCCTCCGAGGAGGAACTGCTCGAAGTGGAGGATCCGGATGCGGATCGGGACGTCGAGGAGGTCGACGACGCGGGCACTCCGGAGTCCGATGAGGCCGTTCCGGTGGGCGTGCGCGGGGACGATTCCTCCACGGGAAGCGGCGCGGACCCGTACGGCGTGGCCGCGACCTCCGAGGCCGGCCCCGGCTGA
- a CDS encoding DUF1963 domain-containing protein: protein MGTSLAERITAFAHTGVEMCTNSDIGEPLGISRFGGDALLPPGTGWPYDYKHPEIPLEPAMVVDLAVVGPMHPDGLLPHHGVLNFFAKSGYSCGAKVMHADPATAVTTSPPEGVQRHAEEALNGRTVLTAPGDEDLERLAPDLAQELEDLELSGQLNYAHKSIAESDSGDPKKDERFFGHLMGGFPSWQQATMFHGTEKAHLLLELSGGNRHFDFGGPSNSLYIVIKEQDLRAGDFDKAYGATQCR, encoded by the coding sequence GTGGGCACCTCACTGGCCGAACGAATCACGGCGTTCGCGCACACCGGGGTCGAGATGTGCACGAACAGCGACATCGGCGAACCACTGGGAATCTCCCGCTTCGGTGGCGACGCGCTGCTACCCCCGGGCACCGGATGGCCGTACGATTACAAGCACCCGGAAATCCCGCTCGAGCCGGCCATGGTCGTCGACCTCGCGGTCGTCGGCCCGATGCATCCCGACGGACTGCTGCCCCACCACGGCGTGCTCAACTTCTTCGCCAAGTCGGGTTATAGCTGTGGCGCCAAGGTGATGCACGCGGATCCCGCGACCGCCGTGACAACCTCCCCACCCGAAGGCGTCCAACGTCACGCGGAAGAAGCACTGAACGGACGCACCGTTCTCACGGCTCCGGGCGACGAGGATCTCGAAAGGCTGGCGCCGGATCTGGCGCAGGAACTCGAGGACCTGGAATTGAGCGGCCAGTTGAACTACGCGCACAAGTCAATCGCCGAGAGCGACAGCGGCGACCCGAAAAAGGACGAGCGGTTCTTCGGCCACCTGATGGGCGGATTCCCGAGCTGGCAACAGGCCACGATGTTCCACGGCACCGAAAAAGCGCATCTGCTGCTCGAACTGAGCGGCGGAAACCGGCACTTCGACTTCGGCGGCCCCTCCAACTCCCTCTACATCGTCATCAAGGAACAGGACCTACGCGCGGGCGACTTCGACAAGGCTTATGGAGCAACGCAGTGCCGCTGA
- the purH gene encoding bifunctional phosphoribosylaminoimidazolecarboxamide formyltransferase/IMP cyclohydrolase produces MTTNSQQRRPVRRALIGVSDKAGLLELATSLHAAGVEIVSTGGTARTISEAGVPVTPVEEVTGFPEALDGRVKTLHPRVHAGLLADQRKREHVDQLSELDIPAFDLLVVNLYPFTRTVESGADSEEVVENIDIGGPAMVRAAAKNHASTAVVVEPNKYDWVVQRVRDGGFDFTERAELAAEAFRHTASYDVAVASWMTGKNSPEEESFPGWMGETWQRRSALRYGENPHQPAALYVSGGEATGLAAAAQLHGKEMSYNNYVDADAAWRAAHDHERTCVAVVKHANPCGIAVSEGGDVAEAHRKAHECDPVSAFGGVIATNSEVSVAMAEQIAEVFTEVVVAPSYAEGALEVLTRKKNVRILTTQPPRGGRVEMRAISGGLLVQGADAIDASGDDPANWTLAAGEPVDEATLRDLAFAWHTCRAVKSNAILLADDGATVGVGMGQVNRVDAARLAVSRAGDRVRGSVAASDAFFPFPDGLQVLLDAGVRAVVQPGGSVRDEEVSSAAAAAGVPLYLTGTRHFAH; encoded by the coding sequence GTGACCACGAACTCGCAACAGCGGCGGCCGGTGCGGCGCGCGTTGATCGGGGTCTCGGACAAGGCGGGTCTGCTTGAACTGGCCACCAGTCTGCACGCGGCCGGTGTGGAGATCGTCTCCACCGGCGGCACCGCCCGGACGATCTCGGAGGCCGGTGTGCCCGTGACCCCGGTCGAGGAGGTCACGGGGTTCCCCGAGGCGTTGGACGGTCGGGTCAAGACCCTCCACCCGCGGGTGCACGCCGGGCTGCTGGCGGACCAGCGCAAGCGGGAACACGTCGACCAGCTGAGTGAGCTCGACATTCCCGCCTTCGACCTGCTCGTGGTCAACCTGTACCCGTTCACGCGGACGGTCGAGTCCGGGGCGGACTCGGAGGAGGTCGTCGAGAACATCGACATCGGTGGCCCCGCCATGGTGCGCGCGGCGGCCAAGAACCACGCGAGCACGGCCGTGGTGGTGGAACCGAACAAGTACGACTGGGTGGTGCAACGAGTCCGCGACGGCGGCTTCGACTTCACCGAGCGGGCCGAGCTGGCCGCGGAGGCCTTCCGGCACACCGCCTCCTACGACGTGGCCGTCGCGAGCTGGATGACCGGGAAGAACAGCCCGGAGGAGGAGAGCTTCCCCGGCTGGATGGGGGAGACGTGGCAGCGGCGCAGCGCGCTGCGCTACGGCGAGAACCCGCACCAGCCGGCCGCGCTGTACGTCTCGGGCGGGGAGGCGACCGGTCTCGCCGCGGCGGCGCAGCTGCACGGCAAGGAGATGTCCTACAACAACTACGTGGACGCCGACGCGGCCTGGCGGGCAGCGCACGATCACGAGCGGACCTGCGTCGCCGTGGTCAAGCACGCCAACCCCTGCGGGATCGCGGTCTCGGAAGGCGGCGACGTCGCCGAGGCGCACCGCAAGGCGCACGAGTGCGACCCGGTCAGCGCCTTCGGGGGCGTGATCGCCACGAACAGCGAGGTCTCGGTCGCGATGGCGGAGCAGATCGCCGAGGTGTTCACCGAGGTCGTGGTCGCTCCGAGCTACGCCGAGGGCGCGCTGGAAGTGCTCACGCGCAAGAAGAACGTGCGCATCCTGACCACTCAGCCGCCGCGCGGTGGGCGGGTCGAGATGCGCGCGATCTCGGGCGGCCTGCTGGTGCAGGGCGCCGACGCGATCGACGCCTCCGGGGACGACCCGGCCAACTGGACGCTGGCCGCCGGAGAACCCGTGGACGAGGCCACGCTGCGGGACCTGGCCTTCGCCTGGCACACCTGCCGCGCGGTGAAGTCGAACGCGATCCTGCTCGCGGACGACGGCGCCACGGTCGGTGTCGGGATGGGTCAGGTCAACCGCGTGGACGCGGCCAGGCTCGCGGTCTCCCGCGCCGGGGACCGGGTGCGTGGCTCGGTGGCCGCTTCGGACGCCTTCTTCCCGTTCCCGGACGGGTTGCAGGTGCTGCTGGACGCCGGGGTGCGCGCGGTGGTGCAGCCCGGTGGTTCGGTGCGCGACGAGGAGGTGAGCTCGGCGGCCGCCGCCGCCGGTGTTCCGCTCTACCTGACCGGGACCAGGCACTTCGCCCACTGA
- a CDS encoding universal stress protein — protein sequence MAENDSMDHTEPSFEIGKDGLGGIVVGMDGSPASFHAAAWAAGLARRERSRLVLVYVEAVGGVAYWSPMGVAVASEAAESLVADLKQELVTHLKWIDIDWDFVHHRGDPAVGLEQVAEEYRSDLIVVGRSRRRGGLLGTVPATLVVEAVRPVVVVP from the coding sequence GTGGCCGAAAACGACTCCATGGATCACACGGAGCCGAGTTTCGAGATCGGCAAAGACGGGCTGGGCGGTATCGTCGTAGGTATGGACGGTAGCCCGGCCAGCTTTCATGCCGCGGCATGGGCGGCGGGCCTTGCTCGGCGCGAGCGGTCTCGTCTGGTGCTCGTCTACGTCGAAGCGGTGGGAGGAGTGGCCTACTGGTCACCGATGGGCGTGGCCGTGGCCAGTGAAGCCGCCGAGAGCCTCGTGGCCGATCTGAAGCAGGAACTGGTCACCCACCTGAAATGGATCGACATCGACTGGGACTTCGTCCACCACCGGGGTGACCCGGCAGTGGGACTGGAACAGGTGGCCGAGGAGTACCGCTCCGACCTCATCGTCGTCGGCCGCTCCCGCAGACGCGGCGGACTGCTCGGAACAGTGCCCGCGACGTTGGTGGTTGAGGCTGTGCGGCCCGTTGTTGTCGTCCCCTGA
- a CDS encoding peptidoglycan DD-metalloendopeptidase family protein, which yields MWRGRIVVAAVAAGAFAAAGQAMASEQDQSDSQQDDSTPLASSQEAAASLGTATEDNSTGTKGSDGASAGVGGAAPSPEVLPVARTANTDDEVRKIAKSQRVERAREAAIREAQQPDYVAPAEGTFTSGFGGRWGTTHYGIDIANSKGTKIASVAEGTVIEAGSASGFGLWVRVQHTDGTITVYGHVHSITVQEGEKVEAGDQIATMGNRGFSTGTHLHFEVWNQSGKKINPLPWLNARGVSLT from the coding sequence GTGTGGCGCGGACGAATCGTCGTCGCGGCCGTCGCTGCAGGCGCCTTCGCAGCCGCCGGACAGGCGATGGCTTCCGAACAGGACCAGTCCGACTCCCAGCAGGACGACTCCACACCGCTGGCTTCCAGCCAGGAAGCCGCCGCCTCGTTGGGAACCGCCACCGAGGACAACAGCACGGGGACCAAGGGCTCGGACGGCGCTAGCGCGGGCGTCGGCGGGGCCGCACCTTCCCCCGAGGTGCTGCCCGTGGCACGCACCGCCAACACCGACGACGAAGTCCGCAAGATAGCCAAGAGCCAGCGCGTCGAGCGCGCCCGCGAAGCGGCCATCCGCGAGGCGCAGCAACCCGACTACGTCGCCCCGGCGGAAGGCACGTTCACCTCCGGATTCGGCGGACGCTGGGGAACCACCCACTACGGCATCGACATCGCCAACAGCAAAGGCACCAAAATCGCCTCCGTCGCCGAGGGCACGGTGATCGAAGCCGGTTCCGCGAGCGGATTCGGCCTCTGGGTGCGGGTGCAGCACACCGACGGCACCATCACCGTCTACGGCCACGTGCACAGCATCACCGTGCAGGAGGGCGAGAAGGTGGAGGCAGGCGACCAGATCGCCACCATGGGCAACCGCGGCTTCTCCACGGGAACGCATCTGCACTTCGAGGTGTGGAACCAGAGCGGCAAGAAGATCAACCCGCTGCCCTGGCTCAACGCCCGCGGTGTCAGCCTCACCTGA
- the sucC gene encoding ADP-forming succinate--CoA ligase subunit beta: MDLYEYQAKEIFASHGIPTLPGSVANDPNGAKAVAEEIGGPVVVKAQVKAGGRGKAGGVKLAETPSEAETKAEAILGLDIKGHTTRQVLVTEASDIADEYYLSFLLDRANRNFLAMASVEGGVEIEEVAANNPDALARVPIDPIHGVDEAKAREIVEAAKFPAEIVDQVTTIVAQLWEAFVAEDATLFEINPLVKDPQGKVIALDGKVTLDDNASFRNSKQSEYEDEGAQDPLEAKAKAKDLNYVKLDGEVGIIGNGAGLVMSTLDVVAYAGAEHNDVKPANFLDIGGGASADVMAAGLDVILGDPDVKSVFVNVFGGITACDAVANGIVQALRMLGDEAAKPLVVRLDGNNVEEGRRILAEADHPLVTLVDTMDGAADKAAELAAGE; encoded by the coding sequence GTGGACCTGTACGAATACCAGGCGAAGGAGATCTTCGCTTCCCACGGAATACCGACACTGCCCGGTTCCGTGGCCAATGATCCCAACGGGGCCAAGGCAGTCGCGGAAGAAATCGGCGGACCCGTGGTCGTCAAGGCCCAGGTCAAGGCCGGTGGTCGAGGCAAGGCCGGCGGTGTCAAGCTGGCCGAGACCCCTTCCGAGGCCGAAACCAAGGCCGAGGCGATCCTCGGGCTAGACATCAAGGGCCACACCACGCGTCAAGTGCTGGTCACCGAGGCCTCCGACATCGCGGACGAGTACTACCTCTCGTTCCTGCTCGACCGCGCCAATCGCAACTTCCTCGCGATGGCCTCGGTCGAGGGAGGCGTGGAGATCGAGGAGGTCGCGGCCAACAATCCCGACGCGTTGGCCAGGGTTCCGATCGACCCGATCCACGGTGTGGACGAGGCCAAGGCCCGCGAGATCGTCGAGGCGGCCAAGTTCCCGGCGGAAATCGTCGATCAGGTCACCACCATCGTCGCCCAGCTCTGGGAGGCGTTCGTGGCCGAGGACGCGACCCTGTTCGAGATCAACCCGCTGGTCAAGGATCCGCAGGGTAAGGTCATCGCCCTCGACGGCAAGGTCACCCTCGACGACAACGCCTCGTTCCGGAACTCCAAGCAGTCCGAGTACGAGGACGAGGGTGCCCAGGACCCGCTGGAGGCCAAGGCCAAGGCCAAGGACCTCAACTACGTCAAGCTCGACGGCGAGGTCGGCATCATCGGCAACGGTGCCGGTCTTGTTATGTCCACTTTGGACGTGGTCGCTTACGCGGGTGCCGAGCACAACGACGTCAAGCCCGCCAACTTCCTCGACATCGGCGGGGGAGCCTCCGCCGACGTCATGGCGGCCGGACTGGACGTCATCCTCGGCGATCCGGACGTGAAGTCCGTCTTCGTCAACGTTTTCGGCGGCATCACCGCCTGTGACGCTGTCGCGAACGGCATCGTCCAGGCGCTGAGGATGCTCGGCGACGAGGCGGCCAAGCCGCTGGTGGTCCGGCTCGACGGCAACAACGTCGAGGAGGGCAGGCGAATCCTGGCCGAGGCCGACCACCCGCTGGTCACATTGGTCGACACCATGGACGGCGCGGCCGACAAGGCCGCCGAGCTGGCTGCGGGCGAATAA